One stretch of Schlesneria sp. DSM 10557 DNA includes these proteins:
- a CDS encoding sodium:solute symporter, with amino-acid sequence MIAATDLIDPGYSVLLALLLFIAASVWLGTLAQKAMEKKEFLTGFFLGNRGLGAWALALTATVQSGGTFMGFPALAYSHGWIVLLWIGSYMIVPLMGFAVVGKRLAQLSRMTDSFTVPDLLRERFGDARIGLVSSIMIITFMSFTMFAQFKAGATIMKHAWPGSGVLALSEDYEPAAAPTDAAPPTAEGAEGAAAVESQAAAKPASKPIDKKYYIGLVVFTVTVVGYTLIGGFLASVWTDLFQSVMMVIGVMILVCLAVPMAGGLEQATKTAIVNTSPEIAFGPGHSTDGRQFLTPGLALSMFFIWVFAGMVSPASMVRVMAAESTEVMRKSIALLSFYNCLIYIPLVMTCIAARTMLPNLDKPDEVIPRMSMLVTNGLPLGSFLSGLILAAPFGAIMASVSCFILVISSGLVQDIYVRFINPIATEAQVRRATNLSMLAVGAIAIIANIDPPKYLQALVIVSGSGGGASFLAPILMACYWRRTSAAGMLSGMLVGFLLYFGLFSAGWIQNWASAAGDNSLAKLALSILGPDPKIGLPGLFRPYYVWGIDPIVWSIFASAVTGIVVSLMTTPPSAERVSRFFDVQPTKASTETIAAPATGSV; translated from the coding sequence ATGATTGCAGCAACCGATCTCATTGACCCCGGATACAGTGTCCTGCTGGCGCTGCTACTGTTCATCGCCGCTTCGGTCTGGCTGGGAACCCTGGCACAGAAGGCGATGGAGAAGAAAGAATTTCTGACGGGATTCTTTCTGGGGAACCGCGGCCTGGGAGCGTGGGCCCTCGCCCTGACGGCGACTGTACAAAGCGGTGGAACGTTTATGGGGTTCCCCGCCCTGGCGTACAGCCACGGCTGGATCGTGCTGCTGTGGATCGGCAGTTATATGATCGTTCCGCTGATGGGATTTGCTGTCGTCGGTAAGCGACTGGCTCAGCTCAGCCGCATGACCGACTCATTCACGGTACCGGACTTGTTAAGAGAGCGCTTCGGTGACGCACGGATCGGTCTGGTCTCGTCGATCATGATCATCACCTTCATGTCGTTCACCATGTTCGCTCAGTTCAAAGCGGGTGCCACCATCATGAAGCATGCCTGGCCCGGTTCGGGCGTTTTGGCACTTTCAGAAGATTACGAACCTGCCGCCGCTCCGACAGATGCGGCCCCACCGACGGCGGAGGGCGCTGAAGGTGCTGCCGCCGTGGAAAGCCAAGCCGCTGCAAAGCCTGCATCCAAGCCGATTGACAAGAAGTATTACATTGGACTGGTGGTCTTTACCGTAACCGTGGTGGGATACACGCTGATCGGCGGGTTCCTTGCTTCTGTCTGGACCGACCTTTTCCAGAGCGTGATGATGGTGATCGGCGTAATGATTCTAGTCTGCCTCGCCGTTCCGATGGCCGGAGGGCTGGAACAGGCCACCAAAACGGCGATCGTCAACACCTCGCCGGAGATCGCCTTTGGCCCGGGGCACAGTACCGATGGACGTCAATTCCTGACGCCGGGTCTTGCCCTCTCCATGTTCTTTATCTGGGTCTTCGCTGGCATGGTCTCACCTGCCAGTATGGTCCGCGTGATGGCAGCTGAAAGCACCGAGGTGATGAGAAAGTCCATCGCACTGCTCAGCTTCTACAACTGTCTGATTTACATCCCGCTCGTGATGACCTGTATTGCAGCGCGAACGATGCTGCCGAATCTCGACAAGCCCGATGAAGTGATTCCGCGAATGTCGATGCTGGTGACAAACGGGTTGCCACTGGGATCCTTCCTGAGCGGCCTGATCCTGGCAGCACCTTTTGGGGCCATCATGGCGTCCGTAAGCTGCTTCATCCTGGTGATTTCATCGGGGTTGGTGCAGGACATTTACGTTCGCTTCATTAATCCCATCGCGACAGAAGCCCAGGTCCGCCGAGCGACCAATCTGTCGATGCTGGCAGTCGGTGCCATCGCGATCATCGCCAACATTGATCCTCCGAAATATCTGCAGGCTCTGGTGATCGTCAGTGGATCAGGCGGAGGTGCCTCGTTCCTCGCCCCAATCCTCATGGCCTGCTACTGGCGCAGAACGAGTGCCGCTGGAATGTTGTCAGGAATGCTGGTCGGCTTCCTGCTCTACTTCGGTCTGTTTTCTGCGGGCTGGATTCAAAACTGGGCATCGGCTGCAGGAGATAATTCACTCGCCAAGCTGGCGCTCTCGATTCTCGGCCCTGATCCGAAGATCGGACTTCCCGGTCTGTTCCGCCCCTACTACGTGTGGGGAATTGATCCCATCGTCTGGAGTATTTTCGCCTCGGCGGTAACGGGGATTGTCGTCAGTCTCATGACAACTCCTCCCTCCGCCGAACGGGTTTCACGCTTCTTCGACGTCCAGCCGACGAAGGCCAGTACTGAAACGATTGCCGCCCCTGCAACGGGTTCCGTCTAA
- a CDS encoding DUF997 family protein translates to MSEHQELPLLKAARREAIAAFAIWLAATIFSLGYCFTYGYSRDPETLTYVMGFPDWVFWGIVLPWGVCTIISTLFAFVFMTDDELPESGNG, encoded by the coding sequence GTGTCTGAACACCAAGAACTACCACTGTTGAAAGCAGCCCGACGTGAAGCCATTGCGGCCTTTGCCATCTGGCTGGCCGCGACCATCTTCTCACTGGGATACTGTTTTACTTACGGGTATAGCCGCGATCCCGAGACTCTGACATACGTCATGGGATTCCCGGACTGGGTGTTCTGGGGCATTGTGCTGCCATGGGGCGTCTGCACGATCATTTCGACGTTGTTTGCCTTCGTCTTCATGACAGATGACGAGTTGCCCGAAAGCGGAAACGGGTAG
- a CDS encoding sodium-dependent transporter — translation MSGEPKREQWASRIGLVLAMAGNAVGLGNFLRFPAQAVKNGGGAFLIPYMVAFLVLGLPLMWIEWTMGRYGGQFGHHSTPGIFDSMGKRRFWKYFGIFGLWSNLIIAAFYLYIESWCMAYAGYSLMNGFKETSPEKYFDWLTGHTPNSILAISPVGMIFFAACIVINIAILSRGLAKGVEIVSKIGMPVLILFATLLAIRGLMITPESDPHAVESALVGLNYVWEPKFDSLTNPSVWLAAAGQIFFTLSIGMGTMHCYSSYLRKDDDVTLNGATGAWTNEFCEVILGGSILIPIAVAYLGLAEVQQKVASGSGFGLGFNVFPTLFNHWGGLAPAAGFLWFGLLFFAAITSSLAMGQPIMAFLQQEFRLSRAKSALAFGGMLLPMAIPVAIFNSQSFFDEFDFWGGTYCLVLMAVGEAVLFSWVFGVEKGWAEMMRGADLKVPRFFFWVMKYVTPTLLIVILLASTFKPSCGWDKYVQSLGTSSPEKFEWASDSMVGKLLHRDVELKPDATPEELTFNKNLKITRTADRLMMLASFAGFGALVWIAWKRRSAEERTITT, via the coding sequence ATGAGCGGTGAACCGAAACGTGAGCAGTGGGCATCTCGAATAGGGTTGGTTCTCGCCATGGCGGGAAACGCCGTTGGACTGGGAAACTTTCTCAGATTTCCCGCCCAGGCCGTCAAGAATGGCGGTGGCGCATTCCTGATCCCTTACATGGTTGCGTTTCTGGTGCTGGGTCTACCACTGATGTGGATCGAGTGGACTATGGGTCGATATGGTGGCCAGTTTGGTCACCATTCGACGCCCGGGATCTTCGACTCCATGGGGAAGCGGCGATTCTGGAAGTACTTCGGAATCTTTGGGCTGTGGTCGAACCTGATCATCGCCGCTTTTTATCTCTACATTGAATCCTGGTGCATGGCCTACGCCGGCTATTCACTGATGAACGGGTTCAAAGAGACGAGCCCTGAAAAATATTTCGACTGGCTGACTGGGCACACCCCCAATTCAATCCTGGCCATCAGTCCTGTTGGGATGATCTTCTTCGCCGCCTGCATCGTGATCAACATCGCGATTTTGTCTCGCGGACTCGCGAAAGGGGTCGAGATTGTATCGAAGATCGGTATGCCCGTTCTGATTCTCTTCGCGACCCTGCTTGCGATTCGGGGACTCATGATCACCCCAGAATCCGACCCGCACGCAGTCGAAAGTGCACTGGTCGGATTGAACTATGTATGGGAACCGAAGTTTGATTCGTTGACCAATCCCAGCGTCTGGTTAGCCGCGGCAGGACAGATTTTCTTCACGCTTTCGATCGGCATGGGGACGATGCATTGCTACTCGTCATACCTCCGAAAAGACGACGACGTCACATTGAACGGTGCGACGGGCGCATGGACGAATGAATTCTGTGAAGTGATTCTGGGGGGATCCATTCTGATTCCGATTGCGGTGGCCTACCTGGGACTCGCGGAAGTTCAACAAAAAGTCGCCAGCGGATCCGGGTTTGGACTTGGATTCAACGTGTTTCCGACACTGTTCAACCACTGGGGCGGTCTGGCCCCTGCCGCGGGATTTTTGTGGTTTGGTCTGTTGTTCTTCGCCGCCATCACGAGTTCGCTTGCCATGGGACAACCCATCATGGCGTTCCTTCAGCAGGAGTTCCGACTCAGTCGTGCGAAAAGTGCTCTGGCGTTCGGAGGCATGCTGCTGCCTATGGCCATCCCGGTTGCCATTTTCAACTCGCAGAGTTTTTTTGATGAGTTCGATTTCTGGGGTGGGACGTATTGCCTTGTCCTGATGGCAGTCGGCGAAGCGGTCTTGTTTTCGTGGGTGTTCGGAGTCGAAAAAGGCTGGGCGGAAATGATGCGCGGGGCGGATCTGAAAGTCCCCCGCTTCTTCTTCTGGGTGATGAAATATGTCACTCCCACCCTGCTGATCGTCATCCTGCTGGCTTCGACGTTTAAACCGAGCTGTGGCTGGGACAAATATGTGCAGTCGCTCGGAACGTCTTCCCCAGAGAAATTCGAATGGGCCAGCGACAGTATGGTGGGCAAACTCCTCCATCGGGACGTCGAACTGAAACCAGACGCGACTCCTGAGGAACTTACGTTCAACAAGAATCTGAAAATTACGCGGACGGCAGATCGTCTGATGATGCTGGCATCCTTTGCGGGATTCGGAGCTCTCGTCTGGATCGCCTGGAAGCGACGGTCGGCGGAAGAGAGGACAATCACAACATGA
- a CDS encoding DedA family protein translates to MELVKEYGVWTHLILFAVIFCETGLVVLPFLPGDSLLFAAGAFAAAGSLKLEWLIPLLIVAAIVGDTVNYWMGHWMGPRAFSGTVPGLKPKHLEMTRSYFEKYGGKTIIIARFVPLIRTFAPFVAGLGAMNYRQFFIYNVVGGIVWVLIFLLLGYWFGNIPFVKKNFELVMVAIVLLSVAPPVWEWWRHRSSQKVVKEEAVVQD, encoded by the coding sequence ATGGAGCTGGTCAAAGAGTATGGTGTCTGGACTCACCTGATTTTATTTGCGGTGATTTTCTGTGAAACCGGTCTGGTGGTGCTCCCCTTCCTCCCGGGGGATTCGCTGCTCTTCGCAGCAGGTGCCTTTGCGGCGGCGGGAAGTCTGAAGCTGGAATGGTTGATTCCCCTGTTGATCGTTGCCGCGATCGTAGGTGACACAGTGAACTACTGGATGGGACACTGGATGGGTCCTCGCGCGTTCAGCGGGACCGTTCCCGGTTTGAAACCGAAGCACCTCGAGATGACACGCTCGTACTTCGAAAAATATGGTGGCAAGACCATCATTATCGCTCGCTTTGTTCCTCTGATCCGGACGTTTGCGCCATTCGTCGCGGGACTGGGGGCGATGAACTACCGCCAGTTTTTCATCTACAACGTCGTCGGCGGTATCGTCTGGGTGCTGATTTTTCTGCTGCTCGGTTACTGGTTCGGAAACATTCCCTTCGTCAAGAAGAACTTTGAATTGGTCATGGTGGCGATCGTACTTCTCTCAGTGGCTCCGCCGGTCTGGGAATGGTGGCGTCACCGCTCAAGTCAAAAAGTTGTTAAAGAAGAAGCCGTCGTACAGGACTGA
- a CDS encoding Nramp family divalent metal transporter: MQAPLEESSTTSKSFPPYPGSKQMPRWDGGELPQAPAFSWRNWPMLLGPGLVMASAAIGGGEWLTGPVVTSRYGGGLLWLAAISILVQVIYNVEISRYTLYTGEPIFTGKFRTLPGPKFWLPIYLVLDCGSFLPYLAANTAIPLAAILLGELPDQKANAGLLKFLGCFVFLIVMLPLTCGGKVYDSIKRIMTFKLIFVGSFLVFLALFYSRWDTWNEIFTGFFKVGNVPVVGLTDLNGDGQIDAADSIRGNNIDNVFVSLAEGRGLPKIDLTWIGFLTAMIAISGNGGLTNTPISTFTREQGWGMGKHVGGVPSIIGGQPIELSHTGMVFPLNTESLARWKQWVRHVSREQFWIWMPACFIGLALPSMLSVQFLPSDKPLKDSEKYLAAAMTANGVAETVTGRVVTGETETEDEKNMLLGVKASQRPWPNYIVWFTTLFCGVLVLGTSMATTADGVLRRWIDVFWTGLPSLRNVETKHISKVYFGVLLVYVGVGLAMLLFVDPSQLTVWSTIVYNYALGFSCIHVIFINRSLLPRELQPPRSRVAILAFGGLFFTFMAVISMLGIFQDKGYITWFHS, translated from the coding sequence ATGCAAGCACCTTTAGAAGAATCCAGCACCACCTCGAAAAGCTTTCCTCCTTACCCCGGTTCTAAGCAGATGCCACGCTGGGACGGAGGAGAACTGCCCCAGGCGCCCGCGTTTTCCTGGCGTAATTGGCCCATGTTGCTCGGCCCTGGACTGGTCATGGCATCGGCGGCCATCGGCGGAGGAGAATGGCTGACAGGTCCCGTGGTGACGTCTCGCTACGGCGGGGGACTGCTGTGGCTCGCCGCGATCAGTATTCTCGTGCAGGTGATCTATAACGTCGAGATCAGCCGGTACACCCTCTACACGGGTGAACCCATTTTTACGGGTAAGTTTCGCACGCTGCCGGGTCCCAAGTTCTGGTTACCGATTTACCTGGTGCTCGACTGCGGTTCGTTCCTGCCCTACCTGGCTGCCAATACGGCCATTCCCCTGGCGGCGATCCTGTTGGGTGAGCTTCCCGACCAGAAAGCGAACGCCGGCCTGCTGAAATTCCTGGGCTGTTTCGTCTTTCTGATCGTGATGCTGCCGCTGACCTGCGGCGGGAAGGTTTACGACTCGATCAAACGGATCATGACTTTCAAGCTGATTTTCGTCGGTTCGTTTCTGGTCTTTCTCGCCCTGTTCTACTCACGCTGGGATACCTGGAACGAAATCTTCACCGGTTTCTTCAAGGTTGGAAATGTCCCGGTTGTCGGACTGACGGATTTGAACGGCGACGGACAGATCGACGCTGCCGATTCGATCCGCGGGAACAATATCGACAACGTGTTTGTGTCGCTGGCAGAAGGACGTGGACTTCCCAAGATCGACCTGACCTGGATCGGCTTCCTGACAGCGATGATCGCCATCTCGGGTAACGGAGGGTTGACCAATACCCCGATCAGTACGTTCACTCGGGAACAGGGCTGGGGCATGGGGAAACACGTCGGCGGAGTCCCCAGTATTATCGGTGGTCAGCCGATTGAGCTGTCTCATACGGGGATGGTCTTCCCGCTCAACACGGAATCTCTCGCCCGTTGGAAGCAGTGGGTTCGCCACGTTTCTCGCGAGCAGTTCTGGATCTGGATGCCCGCCTGCTTCATCGGTCTGGCACTGCCGAGCATGCTTTCCGTTCAGTTCCTCCCCTCGGATAAGCCGCTCAAAGACAGTGAAAAGTATCTGGCTGCGGCGATGACAGCGAACGGTGTCGCCGAAACGGTGACGGGCCGTGTGGTCACGGGAGAGACTGAAACAGAGGACGAGAAGAACATGTTGCTGGGGGTGAAAGCCTCTCAGCGTCCCTGGCCCAACTACATTGTCTGGTTCACGACGCTGTTCTGTGGAGTTCTGGTGCTCGGGACGAGTATGGCGACGACGGCTGACGGTGTTTTGCGGCGCTGGATTGATGTTTTCTGGACTGGACTGCCCAGTCTTCGGAATGTCGAAACCAAGCACATCAGCAAGGTCTATTTCGGCGTTCTGCTGGTCTACGTGGGTGTCGGTCTGGCCATGTTACTGTTCGTGGACCCGTCACAACTGACGGTATGGTCAACGATCGTCTACAACTATGCACTGGGGTTCAGTTGCATCCACGTGATTTTCATTAACCGGTCCCTTCTTCCGAGAGAACTTCAGCCGCCTCGGTCTCGCGTGGCGATTCTCGCCTTTGGCGGATTGTTCTTCACGTTCATGGCCGTTATTTCCATGTTGGGAATTTTTCAGGATAAGGGCTACATTACGTGGTTTCATTCGTGA
- a CDS encoding DUF1801 domain-containing protein has protein sequence MSEQKTRPTEEDVTAFIAAVPEAQKREDSYRLLELMQQITGESPRMWGPSMIGFGEYHYRYPTGHEGDTFVVGFSPRKTAFSLYLSCDLETEFGPLLQSLGKFKQGKGCLYVKRLADIDLGVLRELIESAVAKVVADTSVKVNQPDSPTRK, from the coding sequence ATGTCGGAACAGAAAACGAGACCGACAGAAGAGGACGTCACGGCATTCATTGCGGCCGTTCCCGAGGCTCAGAAACGTGAAGACTCTTATCGTCTGCTGGAGTTGATGCAGCAGATCACGGGTGAGTCTCCCCGGATGTGGGGGCCCAGCATGATCGGATTCGGGGAGTATCACTACCGTTATCCCACGGGTCATGAAGGAGACACATTCGTCGTTGGATTTTCGCCGCGAAAGACTGCGTTCAGCCTGTATCTCTCTTGCGATCTCGAAACGGAATTCGGCCCTCTCCTGCAGTCGCTCGGCAAGTTCAAGCAGGGAAAGGGCTGTCTTTACGTCAAACGACTGGCCGACATTGACTTGGGTGTGCTCCGCGAATTGATTGAATCGGCCGTCGCAAAAGTGGTGGCCGACACCTCCGTCAAGGTAAATCAGCCCGATTCGCCGACGCGGAAGTAG
- a CDS encoding Trx7/PDZ domain-containing (seleno)protein: protein MRTLWQGLIATAVVGSMIATGDADDGLKTRLKDTNASLTDIWVYNDIQQGMDEARRLNKPLFVTFRCVPCKDCAAFDADVASGNAGVRELAKEKFVSVRQVEMKGVDLSLFQFDHDLNWAGMFLNADGVIYARYGTQSSEGSDAYNSIEGLTNTMQRVLELHAEYPHNQEELKGKRGPARKVKSALELPGLRNPAKYAQETTRQNCIHCHNIHDAEHQHALDSGTYSPDLLLKYPLPDNIGLKIDRKSGIRISEVIENSAAAAAGLEAGEEIVRMEGQPITSIADMQWVLHHLPLGDATVRIETSQTGMHDVKLKDGWKKYDFSWRGSMWNAPPRFQAWVPILGADAKRKLGLPEDETALEVRWINLDSLGGKRALDDGLREKDVIIALDGKPFHGDTRQFNMHVKLNYRVGDDLSLTVLRNGQRKNVTIHLVE from the coding sequence ATGAGAACATTATGGCAGGGCCTGATTGCGACAGCGGTGGTCGGCTCGATGATCGCCACTGGCGACGCAGACGACGGATTGAAGACTCGTCTCAAGGATACCAATGCCTCGTTGACGGATATCTGGGTCTACAACGACATCCAGCAAGGGATGGACGAAGCCCGCCGTCTGAACAAGCCGTTGTTCGTCACCTTCCGGTGCGTCCCCTGCAAGGACTGCGCGGCCTTCGATGCAGACGTTGCGAGTGGTAACGCGGGGGTGCGCGAACTGGCCAAAGAAAAATTTGTTTCTGTCCGTCAGGTCGAGATGAAAGGAGTGGACCTCTCACTCTTCCAGTTTGACCACGATTTGAACTGGGCCGGAATGTTCCTCAACGCAGACGGCGTCATCTATGCACGCTACGGCACGCAAAGCAGCGAAGGATCAGACGCGTACAACTCCATCGAAGGACTGACGAACACGATGCAGCGGGTGCTGGAGCTGCATGCGGAGTACCCCCACAATCAGGAAGAGCTCAAAGGGAAGCGCGGTCCAGCGAGGAAGGTGAAGAGTGCTCTGGAGCTACCGGGCCTGCGAAATCCTGCCAAGTACGCTCAAGAAACAACCAGACAGAACTGCATTCACTGTCACAACATTCACGATGCCGAGCACCAGCATGCCCTAGATTCCGGGACGTACAGCCCGGACCTGTTATTGAAATATCCTCTTCCGGACAACATTGGCCTGAAGATCGACCGTAAGAGTGGCATCCGGATTTCAGAAGTCATCGAGAACTCTGCTGCCGCGGCCGCGGGCCTAGAGGCCGGAGAAGAAATTGTCCGAATGGAGGGTCAGCCGATCACCTCCATCGCGGACATGCAGTGGGTCCTGCATCATCTCCCTCTGGGTGACGCGACGGTGAGGATCGAAACGAGCCAGACCGGGATGCACGACGTGAAACTAAAAGACGGCTGGAAGAAGTACGATTTTTCCTGGCGCGGTTCGATGTGGAATGCGCCACCCCGCTTCCAGGCATGGGTGCCGATTCTCGGTGCGGATGCCAAACGGAAACTGGGCCTGCCGGAGGACGAGACCGCGCTGGAGGTGCGCTGGATCAATCTCGACAGCCTGGGAGGAAAGCGGGCACTTGATGACGGTCTGCGTGAGAAGGATGTCATTATCGCATTGGACGGAAAGCCGTTTCACGGGGACACTCGTCAGTTCAATATGCACGTCAAACTGAATTACCGCGTCGGGGATGATCTTTCGCTGACGGTGCTGCGCAATGGTCAGCGAAAGAACGTCACGATCCACCTTGTGGAGTAG
- a CDS encoding GH92 family glycosyl hydrolase: MNRSCDSCQHDSVITCVAVMACILEISRVVAGAGDEAAPAPLLKPAPAIEAGRLGRSVDPFIGTGGLFCLCGNNFPGATLPFGMVRLSPDTVSPFGARGTNTSGYFYSDPRILGFSHTRLAGTGATDGGNFLVLPYDSQQTKGIRRGLNTPFLHENEVAFPGYYGVSLHRLGILAELTSTCRVGIHRYTFARAQSPHLLMHVTSALGKGACRAGSVRILPETGEIEGSAEAHGTFSKRYGGLRVYFVARVNRPIRTFATWSGDAENQTVSTEIEGDDIGVDLEIDVDPTSRQVELKVGFSYVSLEGARQNLEQEAGNVNFDEALQRAVTEWEEKLGRIEVSGGSKSERTIFTTALYRAFQMPTTFSDVNGRYRGFDGQVHQADGFVYYTDLSLWDTFRTVHPLYNLIARDEQADMIKSLLKMAEQGGWLPRWPSGSGYTNSMLGTPADIMITEAYLKGIRDFDIQQAYAAMVKTAHAPVPPGSRFSGRVGIEHYLKYGYCPGDLMKKSVASTIEFSYADDAIARLAEALGKADDSRTFRERSHNYLKLWNPETRFFQPRDSHGGFQTFDPEMLTYVDFSGTMTHAYVEGSAWQWRWGIPPQATELVGLFPDPEAFVEQLDQFFSRSPSGVGITPNAYYWHGNQPDLFAPYLFNSAGRPDLTQKWVRWILANKYGTGANGLDGNDDGGTLSAWYVLSSLGLFPVAGTDRYELGTLLWNQAELKVGPHRLALQGKNEEAESLSVQTVRINDQPLDRHWIRHNEIERGGTLQFRRSTP, encoded by the coding sequence ATGAATCGATCTTGTGATTCTTGCCAGCACGACTCGGTGATCACTTGCGTTGCGGTCATGGCCTGTATTCTGGAAATCTCCCGCGTCGTAGCTGGGGCCGGGGATGAGGCTGCACCTGCACCCTTGTTGAAACCGGCACCGGCGATTGAGGCGGGACGGTTGGGGCGATCCGTGGATCCCTTCATTGGGACAGGAGGCCTGTTCTGCCTGTGCGGGAACAATTTTCCTGGGGCAACCCTCCCGTTCGGGATGGTGCGGCTCAGCCCAGACACGGTCTCTCCATTCGGTGCCCGTGGGACGAATACCTCCGGGTACTTTTACTCGGATCCGCGAATACTGGGATTCAGCCATACTCGGCTGGCCGGAACGGGGGCGACCGACGGCGGAAATTTTCTTGTTCTCCCGTACGATTCGCAGCAGACGAAAGGGATTAGACGGGGCCTGAATACTCCCTTTCTGCACGAGAACGAAGTCGCCTTTCCCGGTTACTACGGCGTCAGTTTGCACCGGTTGGGAATCCTGGCCGAACTGACATCGACTTGCCGGGTCGGAATTCACAGGTACACGTTCGCTCGGGCTCAGTCCCCTCACCTGCTGATGCACGTCACGAGTGCTCTCGGGAAAGGAGCCTGTCGAGCGGGGTCGGTTCGCATTCTGCCCGAGACGGGGGAAATTGAAGGTTCCGCAGAAGCGCATGGAACCTTCTCGAAACGGTATGGAGGACTCAGAGTCTATTTCGTTGCTCGCGTGAATCGGCCCATTCGCACTTTTGCGACCTGGTCCGGTGACGCCGAGAACCAGACCGTCAGCACAGAGATCGAAGGGGATGACATTGGAGTTGATCTGGAGATCGACGTCGATCCGACCAGTCGACAAGTCGAACTGAAAGTCGGATTTTCGTACGTCAGCCTGGAGGGGGCTCGTCAGAACCTGGAACAGGAAGCGGGTAACGTCAACTTCGACGAGGCTCTGCAACGGGCCGTTACCGAATGGGAAGAGAAACTGGGGCGAATCGAAGTCTCGGGTGGTTCAAAGTCCGAACGTACGATTTTCACGACAGCACTCTACCGGGCGTTCCAGATGCCGACCACGTTCAGTGACGTGAATGGACGTTATCGCGGATTCGATGGGCAGGTCCATCAGGCAGACGGATTCGTTTACTACACGGACCTGTCGCTGTGGGACACGTTTCGAACTGTTCACCCCCTTTACAACCTGATTGCCCGAGATGAGCAAGCCGACATGATCAAGTCGCTGCTGAAAATGGCGGAACAAGGGGGGTGGCTGCCCCGCTGGCCGTCTGGCAGTGGATACACGAACTCCATGCTGGGGACACCGGCAGACATCATGATTACCGAAGCGTATCTGAAAGGAATCAGGGACTTCGATATCCAGCAGGCTTATGCCGCGATGGTGAAAACCGCGCACGCGCCCGTGCCCCCCGGATCGCGGTTTTCGGGACGTGTCGGGATCGAACACTACTTGAAATACGGGTACTGTCCGGGCGATCTCATGAAGAAGTCGGTCGCGAGCACGATTGAGTTCAGCTATGCGGATGACGCGATCGCGCGACTGGCTGAAGCCTTGGGAAAGGCTGATGACTCCCGGACGTTTCGGGAACGCTCTCACAATTACCTGAAGCTCTGGAATCCGGAGACCCGTTTCTTCCAGCCGAGAGATTCCCATGGCGGCTTTCAGACATTTGATCCCGAGATGCTGACTTATGTTGATTTCTCAGGAACGATGACACATGCCTATGTGGAAGGGAGTGCGTGGCAGTGGCGCTGGGGAATCCCTCCTCAGGCGACCGAACTGGTGGGGCTCTTCCCCGATCCAGAAGCGTTCGTGGAACAACTCGACCAGTTCTTTTCTCGTTCGCCGTCCGGGGTCGGAATCACACCGAACGCCTATTACTGGCATGGGAATCAGCCCGATCTGTTCGCGCCGTACCTCTTCAATTCCGCAGGAAGACCGGATCTCACTCAGAAATGGGTCCGGTGGATCCTGGCGAACAAGTACGGGACGGGGGCAAATGGACTCGATGGGAACGACGACGGGGGTACGCTCTCAGCCTGGTACGTCTTGAGTTCGCTCGGACTGTTTCCGGTGGCGGGGACCGATCGGTATGAACTTGGAACCCTGCTGTGGAATCAGGCGGAACTCAAAGTCGGCCCCCATCGGCTTGCATTACAAGGGAAAAATGAAGAGGCCGAGAGTCTCTCCGTACAGACAGTCAGGATCAACGACCAACCACTGGACCGTCACTGGATTCGGCACAATGAGATCGAACGTGGCGGGACCTTGCAGTTCCGCAGGTCGACCCCGTAG